Below is a window of Cytophaga hutchinsonii ATCC 33406 DNA.
TTTTTGTTTACAGAATAAGTGGGACATAATGCCGATTTTTAAGCTAAAATGCTGATTTTGTATTATCTACTTTAAATATTTGTGGATTGATATGAAATAGCTTACCTTTGCAATCCTAATAATTATACATAACACTTAACTATGTCACTTAAACAGTACGAGACGGTATTCATTTTAACTCCCGTTTTATCTGATTCTCAGATGAAGGATGCCGCACAGAAGTTCAAGCAAGTGCTCGTGGATAACGGCGCTAAGATTGTGAACGAAGAAAGCTGGGGGTTGCGTAAGCTTGCTTACCCGATTCAAAAGAAAAACACTGGTTTCTATCACCTGGTTGAATTTGAAGCAGCGACTTCAGTAATCAACACACTTGAGACTGAGTACCGCAGAGATGAGCGTATCATGCGTTTTTTAACAACCGCATTAGATAAGCACGCTGTTGCATACAACATCAAAAGAAAAAAAGGCGAATTCAAGAAATCTGAAAAAGTGGAGGAGAAAGCATAATGACACTTCAGAACGAATCAATCAACAGAGTCGAGAACAGAAAAAAATATTGCCGTTTCAAGAAAATGGGCATCTTTTACATCGACTATAAAGATCCAAATTTCCTATTGAAATTTGTAAATGAGCAAGGTAAAATTTTACCACGTCGCCTTACAGGAACGAGCTTGAAATATCAGCGTAAAGTTTCTCAAGCAGTAAAACGTGCTCGCTTAATTGGTTTATTACCATATGTAACTGACTCTTTAAAATAATCTATAAAGGAAAACTATCATCATGGAAGTTATTTTAAAAGAAGACATCAAAGGATTAGGTTATAAGAATGACTTAGTTCAGGTAAAAGCTGGATACGGAAACAATTTCCTTATCCCACGCGGATACGCTATCAATGCTACAGTTTCTGCTAAAAAAGTAGTTGCTGAAAACATTAAGCAAGCTGCTCACAAAGCAGAAAAATTGAAGAAAGATGCTGTTGCTACTTCAGAGAAAATCGCGGGTCTTGCACTTGAGATTGCTGCTAAAGTTGGCGATACAGGTAAAATCTTCGGTGCTGTTACATCTTTACAAATCTCTGATGCTTTAGCTAAAAAAGGTATCTCAGTAGATCGTAAAAAAATCGCTTTCAAAGGTGATGTTAAAGATGCTGGTGAACACACTGCATTAATCGACTTACACAAAGAAGTTAAAGTTGAATTGAAATTTACAGTTGTAGCTGAGTAATCAGTATTTACTGTTCCCCATATAAAGTCCCTTGTGTTTCGTACGCAAGGGACTTTTTTTTAGCATTTCTTCTAAATCCCAAAAACAAAATCCAAACTACTGGAAACAAGGATTACTATTCTATATTTTATTTAGATTAGTATTTTCTATTCGTTTGGAATTTGTTTTTTGTTATTTGGGATTTGCCTATCTCTACTAACGTACTCCTCTGTAGCATCTTTCTGAAATCCTTCGTATTTTGTACTAAATACTAAATCATGCTTACCCGAACAGAAATATCACCCGGAAAGGCTCCTTTTACAATTGAACATAATCAAACGGTTGTAACAATCGGATCATGCTTTTCGGATATGATTGGCGAGAAACTGCAATATTATAAATTTGATGTGCTAGCCAATCCATTTGGTACAACGTTCAATCCGATTTCAATTTTTCAATTGCTTACGATCGCAATCGAAAAAAAATTTAACCCCTTCCCTGCTTCCTTAGGTGAAATATGGTACGATCACCAGTTTCATTCTGAAGTGTCGGCGTTAAGTGCAGAAGCATTGCATGAACTCACAAACGAACGGATTGCAGCGGCTACAAAATCCTTGGCACGGGCTTCGTGTCTGGTCATAACGCTGGGTAGTGCATGGGTGTACAGGCATGTAGAAACCAACACCATTGTAAATAATTGCCACAAACAAAGCGGCAGGTATTTCAAAAAAGAATTGCTTTCTGTTAAACACATCCTGGAAGATTTTGAAACGGTTTATGCAAAACTGAAAGAGCTCAATCCTTCCATTAAAATAATTTTTACGGTAAGTCCGGTGCGGCATATTAAGGATACGCTTCAATTAAACAGCGTAAGCAAAGCCATCCTGCTATCGTCCGTACACTACATGTGCGAGCAGCATACCGATTGCCATTATTTCCCTTCGTATGAAATACAGATGGATGATCTGCGCGACTACCGGTATTATGCAGAAGATCTTATTCACCCAAGCAAACAGGCTGAAAAGTATATCTGGAAAAAACTTTCTAACTGGGTATTTTCTTCCGATCTTCTTGCAGCACTGGAGGAATGGGACCAGCTTCAGAAGCTTCTCCACCACAAAGCCTTTCATCCATCCGGTTCAGCACATCAGCAGTTTCTGCAGCAAACCATACAGCGCTTCGAACAATTTCCACATTGGAATGTATCTGCTGAAATAGCTTCCTTAAAAGCACAATGCATCTAGCTTATGAAATCTTATACAAAACATACACATACAAACCGGCTGGCAAGCGAAAGCAGCCCATACTTGCTGCAGCATGCGCACAATCCTGTCGAATGGTTTCCATGGGGTGAAGAAGCGCTTCAGAAAGCAAAAGCAGAAGACAAGCCCATCCTTGTAAGCATTGGCTACTCGGCTTGCCATTGGTGCCATGTGATGGAACATGAATGTTTTGAAAAAGAAGAGGTCGCAGCTGTGATGAACGATTTATTCATCAACATAAAAATCGATCGCGAAGAACGTCCGGATCTGGATCAGATTTATATGGATGCAGTAAGCGCCATGGGTCTTCGTGGCGGATGGCCATTGAATGTATTTTTAACGCCCGATGCAAAACCCTTTTACGGAGGCACATATTTTCCGCAGGATCATTGGTTAAACTTATTGGGACAGATTTCAAATGCATACCTGAATCACAGAGAAGACATTCTGAAATCTGCCGAAAGCTTTACCGAATCCTTAAACCAGAGTGATGTATTCAAATACGGCCTGGTAGATGATGCTGAAACGTTTCATAAAGATGAACTGGATCTTGCATACGACCGGATCTCCCAGCAGTTTGATACGGACATGGGCGGCATGAACAAGGCTCCTAAGTTTCCGATGCCTTCGATCTATCTGTACCTCCTGCGTGACTACGCCCTTACGGGCAGACAAGGTTCATTGCAGCACGTGGAATTAACGCTCGACAAAATGGCAATGGGCGGCATCTACGATACCATAGGCGGAGGCTTTGCACGCTATTCCGTAGATGGTGCATGGTTCGCGCCGCATTTTGAAAAGATGCTATACGATAACGGTCAGCTCCTGTCTCTATACAGCGAAGCATATACCGTTACTAAAAAACCTTTATACAAAGAAGTAATAGAAGAAACCTATACCTGGCTAAAACGTGAAATGCTTTCTCCGGAAGGCGGCTTCTATTCTGCGCTGGATGCGGATAGCGAAGGTGTGGAAGGAAAATTTTATTGCTGGCAATATGAAGAATTAGCACAGCTTATTCAGGAAGATTTTGCTTTATTCTGTGCGTATTATGCCATTACCGAAAACGGCAACTGGGAACATGGCATGAATATCCTATATAAGCGTATGTCTGATGAAGCCTTTGCAGCAGCGCATTCCATTTCAGCAGAAGCATTACGAGAATCTGTTTCCCGCTGGAAAAACATCCTGTTCAGCGAGCGCGATCCCAGAGAACATCCGGGGCTGGACGATAAAATTCTGGCATCGTGGAATGGTATTATGCTGAAAGGTTTGTGTGATGCTTACCGCATTCTCGGCGACGCAGCTATATTGAATACCGCATTGATGAACGCGGAATTTATTCTTACAAAACTGTACGATGGAAAAACACTTTTCCATTCCTATAAAAATAAAAAAGCAACTATTCCCGGTTTCTTAGAAGATTATACGCACGTAATCGATGGTTATCTGGCCTTGTATGAAGTAAGTCTGGATGAGCAATGGCTGCGCCAGGCAATTACGCTGGTAAATCATGTCATTGATCATTTCTACGACGACGACGAAGGATTATTTTTTTACACGTCGCGCACGAGTGAAAAACTGATCGCACGTAAAAAAGAAATATTTGATAATGTGATACCGGCATCGAATTCTTCTTTAGCCCGTAATTTATATCACTTAGGTAAATTACTAAACAACAACGACTGGATAGAGCACGGCCGTAAAACAGGTTCCCGTTTCAAGAAAGCGTTTCTGGCAGATCCTTCCTACCTGTCTAATTGGGGTTGTTTAATTACAAGCCTTATGTCACCTACAGCAGAAATTGTTATCAGCGGAAAAGATGCGCTTAAAATACGCAAGGAAATAAACACCGTTTATTATCCGAATAAAGTTATCTGCGGATCTGTTGTTTCCAGCACACTCCCTTTATTGACAGACCGTAAACCCGTAGATGATAAAACACTTATCTATCTGTGTTTTGATAAAACATGCCAGTTACCAACGGCTTCCGTTTCTGAATTATTTGATCAATTAAACCGTATAAACTAACATGAAAAAAATACTTTTTATTGCAGCACTTGCCATTACTGGTATTCTATCAACAAGCATATATGCTTCGGCACAGGTTTCCTATGATTCACTTTGCCAATCGTATAAAACATATTATTCAATCGCAGAAGCACTGAAAGATCCGTTGAACGTACAAAAGCTTGATTTATCAATGCAAAAATTAACCGTTTTTCCGGAAGAAATTATGCAGTTTCCAAATCTGGTTTGCCTCGATCTTTCATTCAACCGCATTCCTACACTTCCTCCATCCTTTGCAACATTAACAAAAATCGAATACCTGAATTTAGCAGGAACCCGGTATATTGGCAAACTGCCAAGTGTCTTAGCCAACATGCAAAATTTGAAAGTGCTGGATCTGAGAGACCACCCGGAGTGGCCCGCTTCAACATTTGAAGAAGCAAAAAAATTATTACCAACGGTTACAATCCTTAAATAATCCGATTGAACAATATAAATGAGCAGTAAGGAAATTCGTGCGGAAGGTTTTTTTTGTGATGTGGTATTACCCTTACCTCTTCCACAATTATTTACATATAAAATACCCGATCAGCTGGTAGATACCGTTTCTGCAGGCTGCAGAATTATTGTGCCCTTTGGCCAGCGTAAGTTTGTGACCGGTGTGGTACGTTCCATTCATCAGCATGCACCTGCCAGTTATCAGACCAAAGAATTAATTGATGTATTGGATGTTACGCCAACGATGAATGCATATCAATTTAAATTCATGGATTGGATGGCGGAATATTACCTATGTGCACCCGGCGAAGTACTTCAGGCGGCCTTACCCAGCGGATTTAAATTGAGCAGTGAATCCATGATTCAATTGAACCCACTGTTTCAGGAAGCGTCTGTGGACTTAACAGAAAAAGAACGCAGGATCATTCAGGAGTTGCGTTCCAATACATTAAGCTATAAAGACATTTCAAAACTCATTGACCAGTCAAGCGTTCAGCCAATCATAAAATTACTGATCCAAAAACAAGCAATCCTGTTATTTGAAGAAGTAAAAGAAAAATACAGTCCGAAGATAATATCCAAAATACGTTTGGCCGATCAGTATACAACTCCGCATGCACTGGCGAATTTGATGCAGGAGCTGGATAAAAAGCCCAGACAGCAGGAAGTACTGATGCGTTATCTGCAGGAAGTACCGGTCATTCAGACTCCCGGCGCTAACATACCAGGTATTGAAAAAACTTTTTTTACTGCTTCCGGACTTTCTACTTCTTCGTTGCAGACACTTATTAAAAATAAAGTGTTTGAAGCGTTCGAAGAAGTTATTTCCAGATTAAGTTACCGTGCAGACGAAAAAAAATCTGTCGTAGAATTATCCGAACAGCAGGAAGCTGCGAAAGAATCTATCCTGCTTCAGTTAGACACTAAAGATAGTGTGCTGCTGCACGGCGTAACCGGAAGCGGTAAAACAGAGATTTATATTGACCTGATCAAACGCAGCATTGATAATGGTTCACAAGCATTGCTGCTGCTCCCTGAAATTGCCTTAACCACACAGATTGTACAGCGGCTTGAAGAATATTTCGGCGACCGCATGGGCGTATATCATTCTAAATTTTCAGACAACGAACGTGTAGAAGTCTGGAGAGGATTGCAGGAAGGCCGCTACGATTTTATTGTTGGTGTACGTTCTTCTGTTTTCCTTCCTTTCACACATTTAGGCCTGATTATTATTGATGAAGAACATGAGGCTTCATACAAACAACAGGACCCTGCTCCGCGCTACAATGGCCGGGATGCAGCGCTGATGCTTGCACGCATTCACAATGCCAAAACCGTATTGGGTTCTGCCACACCAAGCATAGAAAGCAGAGACGCAGCCTTAAAAAACCGGTGGGGTTATGTGCCTCTGCTGAACAGATATGGCAATGTATCATTGCCCGAGATCAGGCTGGCAGATATGCGTGTTGAACGCAAAAATAAAACTGTTCAGCAAGGTTTTTCGTTAACACTTCTTTCAGCGATACGCGAAACCATAGCAAATAAAAAACAGGTTATTATTTTTCAGAACCGCCGCGGATATGCCCCGATGCTGGAATGCGAAGATTGCGGCAACATTCCGATGTGTACCAGCTGCTCAGTTAGTTTAACCTATCACCAGTTCAGCCATGAACTGCGTTGCCATTATTGCGGCTTTACCCGCAAGGTGCCTCAAAAGTGCGACAGCTGCAGTTCGCATCGTTTAAAAACTGTAGGATCAGGTACTGAACGTATTGAAGATGAATTACAGATACTTCTGCCAGAAGCCCGGATCCGCCGCATGGATCTTGATACAACGCGCAAAAAAAACAGCTTTGCCGAATTGATCACAGCTTTCAGTCAGCACGAAATTGATATATTGATAGGTACCCAAATGGTGACAAAAGGATTGGATTTTGCCAACGTTGAACTTGTGGGTGTGTACGATGCGGACCGCATGCTGTATTTTCCTGACTTCAGAGCCATTGAACGTACCTATCAGATGATTGTTCAGGTAAGCGGACGGGCAGGAAGAAAAAGCGGCGAGGGGAAAGTTATTATCCAGACAGCACAACCCGAGCACCCTGTCTTTGCGTTTATAAAGAATAATGATTACGATGGTTTCTTTACACGGGAGCTTTATGAGCGGGAAATGTATCATTATCCCCCATTCACCCGTGTAACACATATTTCTGTACTGCATCTGGATAAAAAAGAAGCGTTAAAAACAGCACATGGCTTAACGGCTAAACTTAAAGATGCTATTGGCAGCAAACGGATTTTAGGTCCGCAAGTGGCGTCGATTGAAAAATTAAGAAATTATTATCATATCGAACTTTTCATTAAATTAGAAAAAGACATTAAAGGGTTGCAATCTATAAAAAATAAAATCGCCTCTATTGTTCAGAATGAACATACTTTACACATTGGTTCTAAAGGCAGGATCATTATAGATACAGATCAAAATTAACAGCAATGAAAAAGATATTCATTATCGTACTTATATTAATTACCGGCATTACTTCCTGTACAGAATCTGAAACAGATGGTACACAGCAAATAGACAGTATTCCGGTGGTTAAAATCGATACCATTGCACCGGTTGCGATTGACACTACCCCTATTCAAAAGAAAGTATCTACCCTGCAGTATACAGCAGAAGATGCAACACATCTTTTGCTGTTTGAAAAATTTTCGTTAGGTATCAGCTATGATCAGTTAAAGGACAAACTTCCGGCTGTAAAACCGTTACATGCCGAAGATTTTAATGAACAGCTCGGTAAAAAAGGACTTCAGGAATCGTTACAGGATATATCTTTTTTAAAATATAAAGGCAAGCTTGAATTCAATTTTAAAAATGATACGTTAGTCAGGTACAGCATTGTTTTCAATGAGTCCAATGATACAAAAGGATATGCATTGTATGAAAAAATATTAAACTATTACAGCGACCAGCTGGGCTCTTACCAGCTGGTGAATATTGAAGAAGACAACCATTATGCCCAGACAAACATGTGGTATCTAAACCCGGACTATCTGGTTGCCGTATACAATCTCAATACAGGTAACATCACCATTGCAGCACAAACCTATAAGCCGGG
It encodes the following:
- the rpsF gene encoding 30S ribosomal protein S6; this encodes MSLKQYETVFILTPVLSDSQMKDAAQKFKQVLVDNGAKIVNEESWGLRKLAYPIQKKNTGFYHLVEFEAATSVINTLETEYRRDERIMRFLTTALDKHAVAYNIKRKKGEFKKSEKVEEKA
- the rpsR gene encoding 30S ribosomal protein S18 encodes the protein MTLQNESINRVENRKKYCRFKKMGIFYIDYKDPNFLLKFVNEQGKILPRRLTGTSLKYQRKVSQAVKRARLIGLLPYVTDSLK
- the rplI gene encoding 50S ribosomal protein L9, with the protein product MEVILKEDIKGLGYKNDLVQVKAGYGNNFLIPRGYAINATVSAKKVVAENIKQAAHKAEKLKKDAVATSEKIAGLALEIAAKVGDTGKIFGAVTSLQISDALAKKGISVDRKKIAFKGDVKDAGEHTALIDLHKEVKVELKFTVVAE
- a CDS encoding GSCFA domain-containing protein yields the protein MLTRTEISPGKAPFTIEHNQTVVTIGSCFSDMIGEKLQYYKFDVLANPFGTTFNPISIFQLLTIAIEKKFNPFPASLGEIWYDHQFHSEVSALSAEALHELTNERIAAATKSLARASCLVITLGSAWVYRHVETNTIVNNCHKQSGRYFKKELLSVKHILEDFETVYAKLKELNPSIKIIFTVSPVRHIKDTLQLNSVSKAILLSSVHYMCEQHTDCHYFPSYEIQMDDLRDYRYYAEDLIHPSKQAEKYIWKKLSNWVFSSDLLAALEEWDQLQKLLHHKAFHPSGSAHQQFLQQTIQRFEQFPHWNVSAEIASLKAQCI
- a CDS encoding thioredoxin domain-containing protein; this encodes MKSYTKHTHTNRLASESSPYLLQHAHNPVEWFPWGEEALQKAKAEDKPILVSIGYSACHWCHVMEHECFEKEEVAAVMNDLFINIKIDREERPDLDQIYMDAVSAMGLRGGWPLNVFLTPDAKPFYGGTYFPQDHWLNLLGQISNAYLNHREDILKSAESFTESLNQSDVFKYGLVDDAETFHKDELDLAYDRISQQFDTDMGGMNKAPKFPMPSIYLYLLRDYALTGRQGSLQHVELTLDKMAMGGIYDTIGGGFARYSVDGAWFAPHFEKMLYDNGQLLSLYSEAYTVTKKPLYKEVIEETYTWLKREMLSPEGGFYSALDADSEGVEGKFYCWQYEELAQLIQEDFALFCAYYAITENGNWEHGMNILYKRMSDEAFAAAHSISAEALRESVSRWKNILFSERDPREHPGLDDKILASWNGIMLKGLCDAYRILGDAAILNTALMNAEFILTKLYDGKTLFHSYKNKKATIPGFLEDYTHVIDGYLALYEVSLDEQWLRQAITLVNHVIDHFYDDDEGLFFYTSRTSEKLIARKKEIFDNVIPASNSSLARNLYHLGKLLNNNDWIEHGRKTGSRFKKAFLADPSYLSNWGCLITSLMSPTAEIVISGKDALKIRKEINTVYYPNKVICGSVVSSTLPLLTDRKPVDDKTLIYLCFDKTCQLPTASVSELFDQLNRIN
- a CDS encoding leucine-rich repeat domain-containing protein, with protein sequence MKKILFIAALAITGILSTSIYASAQVSYDSLCQSYKTYYSIAEALKDPLNVQKLDLSMQKLTVFPEEIMQFPNLVCLDLSFNRIPTLPPSFATLTKIEYLNLAGTRYIGKLPSVLANMQNLKVLDLRDHPEWPASTFEEAKKLLPTVTILK
- the priA gene encoding replication restart helicase PriA, giving the protein MSSKEIRAEGFFCDVVLPLPLPQLFTYKIPDQLVDTVSAGCRIIVPFGQRKFVTGVVRSIHQHAPASYQTKELIDVLDVTPTMNAYQFKFMDWMAEYYLCAPGEVLQAALPSGFKLSSESMIQLNPLFQEASVDLTEKERRIIQELRSNTLSYKDISKLIDQSSVQPIIKLLIQKQAILLFEEVKEKYSPKIISKIRLADQYTTPHALANLMQELDKKPRQQEVLMRYLQEVPVIQTPGANIPGIEKTFFTASGLSTSSLQTLIKNKVFEAFEEVISRLSYRADEKKSVVELSEQQEAAKESILLQLDTKDSVLLHGVTGSGKTEIYIDLIKRSIDNGSQALLLLPEIALTTQIVQRLEEYFGDRMGVYHSKFSDNERVEVWRGLQEGRYDFIVGVRSSVFLPFTHLGLIIIDEEHEASYKQQDPAPRYNGRDAALMLARIHNAKTVLGSATPSIESRDAALKNRWGYVPLLNRYGNVSLPEIRLADMRVERKNKTVQQGFSLTLLSAIRETIANKKQVIIFQNRRGYAPMLECEDCGNIPMCTSCSVSLTYHQFSHELRCHYCGFTRKVPQKCDSCSSHRLKTVGSGTERIEDELQILLPEARIRRMDLDTTRKKNSFAELITAFSQHEIDILIGTQMVTKGLDFANVELVGVYDADRMLYFPDFRAIERTYQMIVQVSGRAGRKSGEGKVIIQTAQPEHPVFAFIKNNDYDGFFTRELYEREMYHYPPFTRVTHISVLHLDKKEALKTAHGLTAKLKDAIGSKRILGPQVASIEKLRNYYHIELFIKLEKDIKGLQSIKNKIASIVQNEHTLHIGSKGRIIIDTDQN